DNA sequence from the Paenibacillus azoreducens genome:
GGATACGGTGACACCGGAGAACTTTGCGCGTTATGACAGTGCGGTGCAGACAGCCAAGAGGCTGGGGCTTGAAGTCTGGTCGGTGCATTTGCCGTTCGGCAGCCAGTGGGATATTTCCGATCTCGATGACACGGTGCGCGAATCGGCTATCAAGGGTAATATCCAGATCATGGATTGGGTAAAAGGTTGGGGGGCAAGGGTTCTCGTCATTCATCCAAGCTTTGAGCCGATTCAGAATGAGGAACGGGCGGGACGCCTTGTGAAAGCAGCGGAAACCATTCGTCTGTTGAGCGGAGAGGCTGCGAAGCGGGGGCTGCATCTTGCCGTGGAAGATCTTCCGCGCACCTGTTTAGGAAACAACGCCGAAGAAATTGCCGCGCTGATCAAGGATGCTCCTGAAGCTGTTGTTTGCTGCGATTCGAA
Encoded proteins:
- a CDS encoding sugar phosphate isomerase/epimerase family protein — its product is MTINPGQWKLGTYWDDKEPHSLEQIREAGYSCIELNLDNYKSPADTVTPENFARYDSAVQTAKRLGLEVWSVHLPFGSQWDISDLDDTVRESAIKGNIQIMDWVKGWGARVLVIHPSFEPIQNEERAGRLVKAAETIRLLSGEAAKRGLHLAVEDLPRTCLGNNAEEIAALIKDAPEAVVCCDSNHLLTETPESFIRAIGSRIMTLHISDYDGVNERHWIPGRGIVKWVEVVRALVEIGYAGPFMYEADYENPQDVVASFRAILNAYREAGQGVQ